A single region of the Candidatus Micrarchaeia archaeon genome encodes:
- a CDS encoding ACT domain-containing protein — MKQITIFSENKTEVLADICALLGNSGVNIESISAQGELNKGVIRIITTDPKTAEKVLSQKGYKTFIGDILILNLDDKPGELAKVIKTLSKEGIDLETLYLLSKEKGITHIAVRPIGDIEKAKLAIKSYLIID, encoded by the coding sequence ATGAAACAAATAACTATTTTTTCTGAGAATAAAACAGAGGTTCTCGCAGATATATGTGCTTTATTAGGTAATTCTGGAGTGAATATTGAATCAATTTCTGCCCAAGGAGAATTAAATAAAGGAGTAATTAGAATTATTACTACAGACCCAAAAACAGCAGAAAAAGTATTAAGCCAAAAAGGATATAAGACATTTATAGGAGATATCTTGATTCTAAATTTAGATGATAAACCAGGTGAATTAGCTAAGGTGATAAAAACTTTATCTAAAGAAGGAATTGATTTAGAAACATTATATTTATTGTCTAAAGAAAAAGGAATCACCCATATCGCAGTAAGACCTATAGGAGATATAGAAAAAGCAAAATTAGCTATAAAATCTTATTTAATTATAGATT